One window from the genome of Streptomyces sp. NBC_00287 encodes:
- a CDS encoding ketoacyl-ACP synthase III gives MSKIKPSKGAPYARILGVGGYRPTRVVPNEVILEKIDSSDEWIRSRSGIETRHWANDEETVAAMSIEASGKAIADAGISVEQIGGVIVSTVSHFKQTPAVATEIADKLGTAKAAAFDISAGCAGFGYGLTLAKGMIVEGSAEYVLVIGVERLSDLTDLEDRATAFLFGDGAGAVVVGPAQEPGIGPTVWGSEGDKSETIKQTVPWTDYRTGEVDKFPAITQEGQAVFRWAVFEMAKVAQQALDAAGITSDDLDVFIPHQANERIIDSMVKTLKLPEHVTVARDVRTTGNTSAASIPLAMERLLATGEAKSGDTALVIGFGAGLVYAATVVTLP, from the coding sequence ATGTCGAAGATCAAGCCCAGCAAGGGCGCCCCGTACGCGCGCATCCTCGGTGTGGGCGGCTACCGCCCCACCCGGGTCGTGCCCAACGAGGTGATCCTCGAGAAGATCGACTCGTCCGACGAGTGGATCCGCTCGCGCTCCGGAATCGAGACCCGGCACTGGGCGAACGACGAGGAGACCGTCGCCGCCATGTCGATCGAGGCGTCCGGCAAGGCCATCGCCGATGCCGGGATCTCCGTCGAGCAGATCGGCGGCGTGATCGTCTCGACCGTCTCGCACTTCAAGCAGACCCCGGCCGTCGCCACCGAGATCGCCGACAAGCTCGGCACCGCCAAGGCCGCCGCCTTCGACATCTCGGCGGGCTGCGCGGGCTTCGGCTACGGCCTGACCCTGGCCAAGGGCATGATCGTCGAGGGCAGCGCGGAGTACGTCCTCGTCATCGGCGTGGAGCGGCTCAGCGACCTGACCGACCTGGAGGACCGCGCCACGGCCTTCCTGTTCGGCGACGGCGCCGGCGCGGTCGTCGTGGGCCCCGCCCAGGAGCCCGGCATCGGCCCCACCGTCTGGGGTTCCGAGGGCGACAAGTCCGAGACGATCAAGCAGACCGTGCCGTGGACGGACTACCGCACCGGCGAGGTCGACAAGTTCCCTGCGATCACGCAGGAGGGCCAGGCGGTGTTCCGCTGGGCCGTGTTCGAGATGGCGAAGGTCGCCCAGCAGGCGCTGGACGCGGCCGGGATCACCTCGGACGACCTGGACGTCTTCATTCCCCACCAGGCCAACGAGCGGATCATCGACTCGATGGTGAAGACGCTGAAACTGCCGGAGCATGTCACGGTCGCCCGTGATGTGCGCACCACCGGCAACACCTCGGCCGCCTCGATTCCGCTCGCGATGGAGCGGCTTCTGGCGACCGGCGAGGCGAAGAGCGGCGACACCGCGCTCGTCATCGGCTTCGGGGCGGGTCTCGTCTACGCAGCCACTGTCGTTACCCTCCCCTAG
- a CDS encoding acyl carrier protein — translation MAATQEEIVAGLADIVNEIAGIPVEDVQLDKSFTDDLDVDSLSMVEVVVAAEERFDVKIPDEDVKNLKTVGDATDYILKHQA, via the coding sequence ATGGCCGCCACTCAGGAAGAGATCGTCGCCGGTCTCGCCGACATCGTGAACGAGATCGCCGGCATCCCGGTCGAGGACGTCCAGCTGGACAAGTCCTTCACCGACGACCTGGACGTCGACTCCCTGTCCATGGTCGAGGTCGTCGTCGCCGCCGAAGAGCGCTTCGACGTCAAGATCCCGGACGAGGACGTGAAGAACCTCAAGACGGTCGGCGACGCGACCGACTACATCCTCAAGCACCAGGCCTGA